The proteins below come from a single Aegilops tauschii subsp. strangulata cultivar AL8/78 chromosome 6, Aet v6.0, whole genome shotgun sequence genomic window:
- the LOC120967142 gene encoding uncharacterized protein, which translates to MPPLLAPASRSPWASLPEDLVRLVSWRLLAGDLTDYVRLRAVCTNWRSATMSPCGRGVIDPRFHPRRWMMFAEGHGLYPGHERLCEHTRFLNLDSGFFVRVRLPLFKDHCVLDSVEGLLLLQRDEDTAIRLHHPFTGDIVELPPLASHNLHMSHPYANLPQLRPISASVSIDAGVVRVMVIFIHLMYAAVATSQDTKWTYLMHWRLPSHYGPLSFRGEQYLVHETMNIENTYLSQIFQLEAHSQDPPKLIVTFPREKLCYPVYLVECDTEILVVGHNDISLTHLAVYKLADVVLDRFIPAILLSIAIHESNILCNTASILAVGL; encoded by the exons ATGCCACCTTTGCTAGCACCGGCCAGCCGGTCACCATGGGCATCGCTGCCAGAAGATCTGGTTCGCCTTGTTAGCTGGCGCTTGCTGGCCGGCGACCTGACGGACTATGTTCGCTTGCGTGCTGTTTGCACCAATTGGCGGTCTGCCACCATGTCTCCGTGTGGCCGCGGCGTCATTGATCCACGCTTTCACCCGCGCCGCTGGATGATGTTCGCTGAGGGCCACGGGCTTTATCCTGGCCATGAAAGGCTCTGTGAACACACACGCTTCCTCAACCTTGACTCTGGGTTTTTTGTTCGCGTCCGGCTCCCGCTGTTCAAGGATCACTGTGTTCTTGACTCGGTCGAGGGCCTCCTGCTCCTCCAGCGAGACGAGGACACCGCCATCCGCCTCCACCACCCTTTCACCGGTGATATTGTCGAGCTCCCACCACTAGCGTCTCATAACTTGCACATGAGTCATCCATATGCGAACCTGCCACAGCTGAGACCCATATCCGCTTCTGTTTCTATTGATGCCGGAGTCGTGAGGGTGATGGTTATCTTCATTCACCTGATGTATGCGGCTGTTGCCACCTCCCAGGATACTAAATGGACTTATCTAATGCATTGGAGACTTCCAAGTCATTATGGACCGTTGTCGTTCCGAGGCGAGCAATACCTGGTGCATGAAACTATGAATATAGAAAATACTTATTTATCACAGATTTTTCAGCTGGAGGCACACTCGCAGGATCCACCGAAGTTGATTGTTACGTTTCCAAGGGAGAAACTATGCTACCCTGTCTATTTAGTAGAATGCGACACGGAGATCTTGGTGGTCGGGCACAACGACATTTCGTTGACACACCTCGCAGTTTACAAGCTTGCAGATGTTGTTTTAGATAGGTTTATCCCG GCGATACTATTGTCTATCGCCATCCACGAGAGCAACATTTTATGCAATACTGCCTCAATACTAGCAGTTGGTCTCTAG